The following is a genomic window from Bos taurus isolate L1 Dominette 01449 registration number 42190680 breed Hereford chromosome 11, ARS-UCD2.0, whole genome shotgun sequence.
CTCTCCGCAGGGGTCGCAGTCCACGTGTGCAACGAGCAGCGTTACGGGTACCTGAATGTGCCCGTGAAATCCCACCAGGGGCTGGAGGACGAGAGAGTCAACTTCATCCACCTGATCCTGGAAGCGCTGGGTGAGGCTGCCAGCCAGTGTTGTCCCTCCTCCCCATCACTCCCCGCCCCTCCCACGGGCCCCTTCTCCTTGGCCCCGGACCTGGCTGGGCAGCGGGCAGGGCTGGTGTCACAACTTCCCCTTCAAATCATTCCCTGACTCCGGGCAAGTCACCTTCCCCGCTGAGCTTCAGTCTGCCCCTCCGAACAGCAGAGGCAGGTGGAGTCTGTAATCTGCTGGGCATCCTGCCAAGGGGGCGGGAATGAGGGGGGCCTGGGACGCCAGGGTGCCACTGACTCTAGCCAGTGGGGACTCGTGACAGTGGGCTTTCCTCTGCAGTGGATGGGCCCCCGATGTGGGCCTCGGCTCATGTGTCCCGGCCCCCAAAGAGGCCCAGCAAGATGGGGTTTGATGAGGTGAGTCCTCCCGGCCTGCAGGACTGGGGTCAGGAGGCGGGCTCTCCCCTCCACCCTcagcctcctcctgcccccttgcCTCCTCCAGGTGTTTGTCATCAGCCTGGCCCGCCGGCCCGACCGCCGAGAGCGCATGCTGACTtcactctgggagatggagatCTCTGGGCGGGTGGTGGACGCTGTGGATGGCCGGTGAGGCTTCCGGGACGGGGACAGGGCCCTgtgcagtgcagggggcccagggtggCCCGTCGGGGCTCCCTGGGGGTGGGAAAAGCAGATGATGGGTTTAGTTTCCTGTTCCAAGGAGTATTCAAAGAGAGCCTGAGTCATTGTGTCTCGGGGAGCCCAGGGCAGACAGAACAGGACAGGGGCCTTTCCTCAGCCCACCTGAGGGAGGAGGGTGCAGTGGTTAAGGCCCGGGGTCTGGAGCTCCTGGGCCTGGTCACCAGCTGTGTGGCCTCCGGCAAGTCCTCCCATCTGTCAGCCCTGCTGCGGAAATGGCGAGGAGCTGCCTTCCTCTTAGGGGCTTATAAGGGTTTAGTGAAGATTTCTCCAGGCCCTGACACACTGTAAGTATCCCAGAGGTTAATGGGGTCTTCATTCTGATTATCAGGGctcttcctttccctcctgaACCTAGATCTCTGATGGGTGGGGTGTGGGAGCAGGCCGCTCACGGCCCTCCATGTCCACCGCTGCTGGCTGCATGTGCTCGTCTGCTGGACCACGGGATGTCCAGCCTTTGCTTGGGCCCCTGCCTGAGAAGTGTCTGCCCTTCATCCTGGGTGTCTCCTCCTCAGACTGCCCGGCTCCCCTTAAGATGACCCACCCCACCCAAGGCAGCTCCAGCCCCCTGGTCCAGTCATGATGACTTCAGACCGCATGAGGCAGTAATCaggcctcctccctcccaactGGGAATCTCTGGTagttcagcaataaagaatccgcctgcaatacaggagaccgcTTGCAGTACATgagtcttgggtttgatccctgggtcaggaagatcccctggagaaggaagtggcaacccactccatattcttgcctgggaaatcccatggacagaggagcctgggcaagctacagtccagggggtcgccaagagtgggacataacttagcaactaagccaccaccaccgccacctcCTTCAAACCAGACTCCAGTGTGACGGTCCCCAACTTGCCCAGTGCAGGCGGCCCTGGGTGGGTCTCTGGCGGGCACCCCTGACCCTGTGACACCGTCTCCCTCAGGATGCTCAATAGCAGTGTCATGAGGACCCTCGGCGTGGACCTGCTTCCCGGCTACCAGGACCCCTACTCGGGCCGCACGCTGACCAAGGGCGAGGTGGGCTGCTTCCTCAGCCACTACTCCATCTGGGAGGAGGTGAGGACCCTGCCCCCTCGGCCCACACCCTTGGGGAAAGCAGGGCACCCCCTCCCACTCATGGCTCCATGCCAGCACTCATGTAACTGGTGGGTGGCGGAGCATACTCATGAAGACCTGGGCGGCAGCTGTCAGCCTCCTGTGGGCGCGAGCCTTACTGTGCTGAGCCCGCGGTATGCACTGAGCGCCGGCTGTGTGCTGGGACGGCCTCTGCTCCAGGAACACAGAGGCGAACGCGAAGAATGCAGCCGCGCCCTCCTGGGGCAGAGGGACCAGAGCAGGGCGCACAAATGGAGAAAGAACTGTTTACCCTGGTCCAGGGAGGTACCGGCTGTGTGAGGGTGTGGACAGGCCTGGCCTCCTGGCCTCCGGTGGGGTCGGCGTGGGCCTCACTGTTGACGGGCAGGGAGAGGAGCCTTCTCAGCAGAGGAAGGCAGTGCAGGCCCAAACCCCTTGGCCAGGCAGCCTCGGCCTGAGGCTGGGGTGGGAGTGCCCAGGAGAGGTCACTGCTTGGACTTGGCCCGAGAGGACCAGGGACAGGACCTCCGAGGGGCGCCCTCTCCAGAAAGTGAAGCATAGACACCttccttgttttcattttctactgtTGCTGAAATACGTTGCGTGTGAGttgctatttctatttttctgaactGAATGCTGCCTCTGAATGGATCGAAGGGTCACCATTTATTGAGCTGATTTCATGCTCTTCTCATACCTCCAAAAATTACAGAAAGCATTTTTTTCTCAGGGTGCTGGAGGGCTAGGGtctctccccaaccccagcccagCCTCACTTCTTTGAGGAGGTGGAAGTGAGGCTCAGGAGGCGGAAATGAAGAGCCCGGCTCTGTAACGCATCAGATGCAGGCTCAGATCCCAGCTCGGCCACGTCCGGGCTGGGTGTCCTTGGACTATCATGGGGTCACTTCCCggtgtttctgtctctctcctgcctcctgagGGTCCCTGGAGACAAGCCCTGTGGCCCCTGAGATGAGGCTGTGCTCAGGACTGCAGCAAGGGTTCTGATTTCTCTCCTGATCTGCTTGGAGGGCAAGACTGGGAGCCTGAAGGCCCTTGAATACTAGAGCCAGGTGTTGGGGTTTCAATCCCCAGGCCATGGGAAGCCCCAGCAGGCTTTGGAGCAGCTGAGCGACATAGCCAGGGCTGAGCACTTGGCCTGTAACTGAAGCCAGGAGTGTCTGTCAGTGTCAGCCAGGTGGGAGGGGACGACAGCCCAGGTCTAAAGagccaccctcccacccccaccttgtgCCTCAGGTCGTCACCCGGGGCCTGGCCCAGGTCGTGGTATTTGAGGACGATGTACGCTTTGAGAGCAATTTCAAGGGGCGGCTGGAGCAGctgatggaggaggtggaggcggAGAAACTTCCTTGGGACTTGATGTAGGCAGCCCGGGGCCCCAGGGGCCAGGGAGAAGGGTGGGCCTCCCGGGGTCTGCCTTCTCCTGCAGGAAGCCCTGGCCAGCCCTCGCCCCGCCCTGGGCTTGGCTCTGTAGATGGAGTTGGGGACAGGGAGGACCCTGGGACATCAACAGTGATCCCTGGGACCCCTGGTGTCACCTGCAGCTACCTCGGCCGGAAGCAGGTGAACCCCGAGGAGGAGGCAGTTGTGGAGGGGCTGCCGCACCTGGTGGCGGCCGGCTACTCCTACTGGACACTGGCATACGTCCTGAGCCTGGCGGGTGCCCGCAAGCTGCTGGCCTCCCAGCCGCTGCGCCGAATGCTGCCTGTGGATGAGTTCCTGCCCATCATGTTTGACCAGCACCCCAAGTGAGCTGCAGGGCAGGGTCAGCCCATCCTCAGAGCCCACCTCAGCAGGTAGTAAGTCCCCTCACTGGGCagctggggagactgaggctggcAGGGCTGAGCCACTTCCGGTCACCAAGGAAGAGCCCAGCTTAGCCTTGGCATCGGCCCCACCTCTATGTGAATCCTGTGATGCCCTGTGGTTTCCAGGCAAGCGATTTTTCTATTCggcacctcagtttccccatccggAAAATGGGGATAAGAGAAATGCCACCTCAGGATTAGATGGGAAGGGCGGTCAGGTGCTTTGGGGGTGAGGTGCCTGGCTCCAGGCTGGCATGGGTCTGGGGTGGGACAGTTCACCCCAGCCcccctgagcccccctccccactcccagtgAGCAGTACAAGGCACACTTCTGGCCACGGGACCTGCAGGCCTTCTCAGCCCGGCCCCTGCTCGCAGCCCCCACCCACTATGCGGGGGACTCCGAGTGGCTCAGCGACACCGAGACATCCTCGCCCTGGGACGATGACAGTGGCCGCCTCATCAGCTGGACTGGCTCCTACAAGACCCTGCGTGGCCCCCGCCTGGACCTGGCAGGCGGCAGCGGGCACAGCCTCCGTCCGCACCCCCGGGATGAGCTCTAGGTGAGGGCAGGGCCTCGGTCTTCTCTCCGCATCGATGGCTGATTCTTTTTGGGTCTCAATTCCGCTTCTCAGcgttctcctctcctctctttctttccgTGGCTTTGCCTCTGTTTGTGTCTTTGTGTCTGCCTTTCTCTGTCtacctgctctctctctctaagCCCGtgtccatctctctgtctctacTATCTCTGTGTCTGCGTCTCTCTCCGTCTCTCTCTATCCAACTCTAATTTTTTTCTactcctctttcctctcctgtCCCACCAGGGCTAGACGGTGACTCCAGAGGTGCGCCCGGGAGCAGACCACAGCTGTCCAGGGGGCACAGCAAGAGCCGCCCCCAGGAACCACAGACCCAGTAGAGACCTGGCTGTCCCCTTGGGCATGGCCTCTCTGCCCTCTGGACCTGTCTTCCATCAGGAGAAACCACTGAGATGGGTCCCCTTCCCCCAATGCCACATACCACAAGGACAGGGCTCATAGGCCCTCTTCCTTGCCAATCTGATTCAGGGCCTCGGGTGGAGTGAGGAAGGGAGGCCCCACCCCCCCAGCCTTCAGCGTCAAGCTGGGCAGACCCAGGAGGTGTGCCCCCGATGAGGACCCAGCTGCGGTGACCCCTCTGCCCCCTTCTACCTCGCCATCAGCTCCCTACCCAGCTTATCAGCTGGGTCTCACCTGCCACCCTCTTGCCTGGCCAGTGGGAAGtgcagggagatgggaggaggacCTAGCACACAGTAGGCCCTCAATAAAAGCTGGCTGGTGTTGCACTTTATACTTTTTAACTCCTGGCTGAGCCTCTTTGCATGTCCTAAAAGGGCTGGGAGGGGGGAGGCGTTCCCTATCTGTGGACAAGCAggtggagagacagagaggagagggcGGCCTCGGAGAGGAATCAGGTGATTTGGCATTGCCTCCTTAGCCTGCTCATTGGTAATGGGGCAGTGGGAGCAGAAGTACCTCTTGGGCTGGGTGGATAAGaaggagctggagctggagcccagccCACAGCGAGTATGTACCCAGTGCGGCTGGTGTGGTCATCGCTGGGCTTGCCTTGCTGGCCAGGGTGGGCCCAGGCCAGACCCAGGGCCGCCGGGGCCCCGCTCCCTGCCTTTGGACATTCCCCTGTTTAGTTGGAACCCCTCTCCTGGGAGTGGCAGGGGAGGTCCAGGGCTCCCTTCCCGCCCTGACCAGTGTGGCCACCAGAGGGTGGCAGTTGGAGGAACCCGGACCTTGTGGTGCCAGGGCGCCCTCTGCTGGTTTGGTGCCAACAATGGGAAGGGCGCATACCATGCTtgcgtgctaagtagcttcagtcgtgtcagacgctttgcgaccctgtggatttgtatagctcgccaagctcctctgtccatgggattctccaggcaagaatactggagtggggtgccgtgcccttctccaggggatcttccctaccctggaatcgaacctgggtctcctgggtctcctgcgttggcaggtggcttcgtgaccactagcgccacctgggaaacccgtgGAAGGGAGCCTGGGGCATCTGGAATCAGCCCATTGTCCTCTGGGTTACCCACAGCAGCTTCAACTTGCGCTCTCCTGCTTGGAAACTGCCGGccttcctccctgcccacccctgtAGGGCCCAGCAGTGGAGACTCTGTAGGGTCTCTGGTGCCTGCACGCAGGCAGCcggaaggggtggggagtggtTCCTTGCCTTGGCCGCGGCCTTCATGAGTGCAGACCTCCCTCCGGCGTTGCAGTCTTCAGGTGTCCTTCTTTGGAGGAGCCCCTGCCCCCATACCCTGCCTTGGCTTGGTTTGTGTAAGCCCTCCTGGCAGAGTCAGTCAGGCGTCCCCTGGGGGCTGGGCTTTCCCTGTCAGTCCCAGGGATGAGAGACCGCTGGCCTGGTTTTAGCCCCAGAGCCTGGCATGGCTCTGTGAAGGACTTAGGGCCAGAGCCGTGGAATTGATGCTTTGTTCATTCCAAGACCAGAAGCTGTTGATTCTGGATGGCTATGACCTTGACTAAGTTGCTTCTCCTTTGCAGGCTTCAGGCATCCCTTTGATTCATTaacatgaactttttttttttttttttggctgcccagcttgtgggatcttagtttcccagccaggaattgaacccgagccctcagcagtgaaagctcggcatcctaatcactggaccaccggggaattccCTAAAGTGAACATTTATAGAGGACCCTCTGTGGGTCATGTTTAGGTTCTAGGGATACAGTGGTGAATACAAAGTTCCCCCAAAAATCACTGACCTTGTAGACTTGACATTCTAGTGAGGGGGACAGATACAAACAGAGAAGTAAATATTGCAGGGTGGTGAGTTCTACAGAACAAAATTAGGAAATATCAAGTATGATCGAGACATGAAGAACAAAGACTTGAAGAAAGGGGACAAGCTATGGGGATATAGGGAGGAAGACCATTCTAGGCCAAGGGGGAGCAtctgcaaaggtcctgaggcaggagtgggcttcccaggtggctcagtggtaaagaatctgcctgcagtgcaggagacctgggttcgatccctgggttgggaagatcccctggagaaaggaatggctacccactccagtattctggcctagagaactccatggacagaggagcctggtgggctacagtccatggggttgcaaacagtcggacatgactgagcgaataacacttcactttcactgaggccaggagtgggactggcaggtttaaaagaaaccaaAGGGGTCAGTGTAGCTGGAGCAGAATGAGCAAGGAGGAGCCAAGGCCTGGACGTGCGGAACCAAGGTTGGGGGCCAGAGCAGGAATGTCCTTGGTGGTCATTTTGGCTTTTATTCTGaggtaacttatatgcagaggacatcataagaaacgctgggctggatgaagcatgaaGCTGTAATcgagattgctggaagaaatagccataacctcagatatgcagatgataccacccttatggcagaaagtgaagaggaactaaaaagcctcttgatgaaaatgaaagaggagagtgaaaaagttggcttaaagctcaacattcagaaaacaaagatcatggcatctggtcccatcacttcatggcaaatagatgggagaacagtggaaacaatggctgactttatttttgggggctccaaaatcactgcagatggtgattgcagccatgaaattaaatgacgcttactccttagaaggaaagttatgatcaacctagacagcatattaaaaagcagagatattactttgtcaacaaaggttcatttagtcaaggcttttccagtagtcatgtatggatgtgagagttggaccataaagaaagctgagcaccgaagaattgatgcttttgaactgtggtgttggagaagactcttgagagtccgttggactgtaaggagatccaaccagtccatcctaaaggaaatcagtcctgggtgttcattggaaggactgatgttgaaccttaaactccagtactttggctacctcatgcgaagagctgactcacttgaaaagaccctgatgctgggaaagattgagggcaggaggagaaggggacgacagaggatgagatggttggatggcatcaccaactcaatggacatgggtttgggtggactccaggagttggtgatggacagggaggcctggcatgctgcggttcatggcgtcgcagagttggacacgattgagcgactgaactgaactgaaggggttgaaaaccccatgaacagagatgcctggcgggctacagtccatggggttgcaaagagtcggacacggctgagtgactaacactaaagCAGCGAGCAGTCGGGGGGTTTGAGGCAGTGCAcgtgtgttcagtcactgagttgtgtccaagtctgcgaccccacggcctgtagcctgccaggctcctctgtccatgggatttcccagacagggatactggagccggttgccacctcctccaggctgAGGCAGAGAATGATGcaatctaatttttattttaatgtgaatACCCTGGCTCCTCTAATGAATTGTAGTTGGGTCCAGGGTAGAAATAGGGAGATGGGTTGGGAGGCCATCGTAACAATCCCGGGGAGACATGATGGTGCCTCAGACCAGGGTGTTTACCAGGGGTGGTGAGAGGCACCTCCAGCAGACACCTGTGGACCACAGCGGGGAGCCCCCCACTGCCGAGTCTAGTCAGGGTCAACCCCACTGTGGTTCTTCCACGTTGTCAGTGAACCCTTGGACTGCATCGCTTTCAAGCTGTTTGCAGGCAGAGTTTCAaagacagccaaaaaaaaaaaaaatcctgcgtGCTCAGAGCACTGGGGAGATACGGTTTGGTTGCAAAGGTCCTGCTTTCACAGAATTCCAGGATTTATGTGTCATGGTGGTGACTTTCCAGACTATCGTGGCACTGGTGGGATCCAGCTACAGGAGAAATTCGATGAGACTTTCACCCTGTAGCACATGGGTCCTGGCATCGTGTCTGGGGCAAATGCTGGACCTGACGCAGCTGGTTCCCGGTTTCTCATCGGCACTGCCAAGGCTGCGTGGCTGGATGGTGAGTGTTGTGGTCTTTGGCAGGTGCAACAGGGAGCGTGAAATGGTGTGGCAGGCGTGGAGGCTTCTGGTTCCAGGAATGGCAAGACCAGCACAAAGCTCACCGTTGCTGTCTGTGGACAACTTGAATACACCTGGCTCGTGTTTTATCCTGAGCATCAGCCCTTTCCTTCCATGACTCAGGAGAGCATTGCTCACCGGTATCTTCTGGTGACAGCCTATGATCTTTGGGCTTTTGCTGCAGTTCCTTGAGTTTCATTATTTGTCTTTCCCTCCTCCAAGTCTAGCTGGATTTCAGAGTTAAGTTTATGATTAGGAAATAAAATCTAAACAACCACAAAAGAAAGAGACAGATTGAGCATGATGTCATGGTTTTGGAACCAGATTATTGGAAGACTGGTACTGCCATCAGCTGAAATGGAGAAAACTACAGAGTGACGGGGGAAGAGCTGGACTGAAGCTGGTCTGGGGATCAtttatatcaatttttaaaaaaatttaaaagaaataggaatttagaaagatggtaacaatgaccctatatgcgagacagcaaaagagacacagatataaagaacagacttttggactctgtgggagaaggtgacagtgggatgatttgagagaatagcactgaaacgtgtatatttccatatgtgaaatagatcagcagtccaagttcgatgcatcaaacagggcacccaaagccggtgcactgggacaaccctgagggatggggagggaggcgggagcgggggtcaggatgggggacacgtgtacacccatggctgattcatgtcaatgtatggccaaaactaccacaatattgtaattagcctccaattaaaataaataattttttaaaaacttcagaaCATTGTTGTTGGCTGTGagggggtcttcattgctgtgagggtTTTTTTCCGTCGCGTTGAGTGGGGGACTACTCTGTAGTTgaggtgcacaggtttctcactgtggtggctc
Proteins encoded in this region:
- the CERCAM gene encoding probable inactive glycosyltransferase 25 family member 3 isoform X1, with protein sequence MLREWLAAVGDNYAAVVWRPEGEPRSYPDEEGPKHWTKERHQFLMELKQEALTFARDWGADYILFADTDNILTNNQTLRLLIEPGLPVVAPMLDSQTYYSNFWCGITPQGYYRRTADYFPTKNRQRRGCFRVPMVHSTFLVSLRAEGTGQLAFYPPHPNYTWPFDDIIVFAYACQAAGVAVHVCNEQRYGYLNVPVKSHQGLEDERVNFIHLILEALVDGPPMWASAHVSRPPKRPSKMGFDEVFVISLARRPDRRERMLTSLWEMEISGRVVDAVDGRMLNSSVMRTLGVDLLPGYQDPYSGRTLTKGEVGCFLSHYSIWEEVVTRGLAQVVVFEDDVRFESNFKGRLEQLMEEVEAEKLPWDLIYLGRKQVNPEEEAVVEGLPHLVAAGYSYWTLAYVLSLAGARKLLASQPLRRMLPVDEFLPIMFDQHPNEQYKAHFWPRDLQAFSARPLLAAPTHYAGDSEWLSDTETSSPWDDDSGRLISWTGSYKTLRGPRLDLAGGSGHSLRPHPRDEL
- the CERCAM gene encoding probable inactive glycosyltransferase 25 family member 3 precursor, with protein sequence MRAAPAAPLLQLLLLLGPRPEAAGVAEPPLPTVVLAILARNAEHSLPHYLGALERLDYPRARLALWCATDHNVDNTTAMLREWLAAVGDNYAAVVWRPEGEPRSYPDEEGPKHWTKERHQFLMELKQEALTFARDWGADYILFADTDNILTNNQTLRLLIEPGLPVVAPMLDSQTYYSNFWCGITPQGYYRRTADYFPTKNRQRRGCFRVPMVHSTFLVSLRAEGTGQLAFYPPHPNYTWPFDDIIVFAYACQAAGVAVHVCNEQRYGYLNVPVKSHQGLEDERVNFIHLILEALVDGPPMWASAHVSRPPKRPSKMGFDEVFVISLARRPDRRERMLTSLWEMEISGRVVDAVDGRMLNSSVMRTLGVDLLPGYQDPYSGRTLTKGEVGCFLSHYSIWEEVVTRGLAQVVVFEDDVRFESNFKGRLEQLMEEVEAEKLPWDLIYLGRKQVNPEEEAVVEGLPHLVAAGYSYWTLAYVLSLAGARKLLASQPLRRMLPVDEFLPIMFDQHPNEQYKAHFWPRDLQAFSARPLLAAPTHYAGDSEWLSDTETSSPWDDDSGRLISWTGSYKTLRGPRLDLAGGSGHSLRPHPRDEL